The sequence tttgacccaaatccatacaagggttaaatgtaaGAACGTGTAGAGCCAGGTGCAGTGAGATCCACTACTGATTTTGCCGATGTTAATCACATAACATCAGGTTTGATATGCACATTTTTACAGCTCTTTCCTACATTTTGGCGGGACCTTTTGTCCCAAAGATGCACGGGTCAAAGCCGAACGTCACATGAGAAACTTAAAGTTGATCCGACTGTTTTGACTGACTGTTGATCTGAGACATGTCCCACTGTGTGACACAGGCTCCTGTCCAAATTTGATGATGAGTAGGAGCGATCACGCCGACGCGAGGCCCGTCCCCGTGGCCCTCACCCCCCAGCTGCCCCCCCGGGCCCACCGGCCCCTCTGCATGTCGGTCTCCTCCGACAGCAGCGGACGCTTCAAAGCTCTGGAGACGCAGGAGTGGAAGAACAACCTCAAAGCTCAGGTACGTCAGACGCACGCCGTCTTTGGCCTCACGAGCAGGAGGAGAGGCTCGCAATGCCAgctcttcctccacagcgcggTCTGGCcgcaccacagatgcattctgggacaGGAGAAAAAACCCGGGGTCGTTTGCATTTCTCTCGCTCAGTTACAGTTGTCTCGGGACGCGCTAAcaatattgcaattttaaatgaagttaactgttgccACGGTACAGCAACGTGAGCTATTAACCctctaaaccaggggtcttcaacagggggtccgcggactgcatgggggtcgcgaaaggtttggttgattagacttttttgtatattctctcccctctctctcctatATAATTTTTAAGGCCTTCAagtctcatttatttttacgagccgactgcatcacaacgCTACGACTTTCTTCCGTTAATTTTAAACGTAGACGGTATCAAATAGGTTTTTAatgctctctcttcttttcattGAGGCCTccgtttacaggcttgtggtgatgagcaatgtgctGTCAGGGGCCAAAATAAATCCAATGTTTGGtaccgccattttgttttgtcgtGGTTCATGTGTGCAGTAAACATCacaattgtggcagagaatcgtgttGTCAATTCTAAGCAAAGAAGTCGTGATtaatatttttccccgaatcgtgcaggcctactcaGCAGTGTAGTCCCATCAGTCGCTCCCAAAATGTCCCGGTTAGACGAAACGCCGTACACATGTTctctgtaaatctttacaatcattccccgaaagaaccaaAGCGGACCGGCCTTGTTTGCACCAtccaaaggtttttttcaaaCCGTGACCTTTTTAAAGCTAGCAAGCGTGTAGCTGGCTTTTCCCAAATTtgttgtttcccaaacttaAGAGCTTTTCAATCCGCAGAGCGGACGGGGCCGGACATCAGATATGTGCTTGTGTTGATCCAACAGGAGCATAACTGAACAAAACGAGTAACTGTAGGAACGAAAGGTTTAAAATCCCTGTAAATCCAGTCTCGAGTGTTATATGgagtcatccatgttatttttgggcaatttggttgaaagaaatccatatttctgatataaaagggggggggggggggggggggggggggggtgtctagTCCCATACGTTATTTGCCCTtctcaccgtgtgtgtgtgtgtgtgtgtgtgtgtgtggtggtgtgtgtgtgtgtgtgtgtgtgtgggtgtggtgtttgttttttgttgtgtgttgtgtgtgtgtgtgtgtgtggtgtgtgtgtgtgtgtggtgtgttgtgtgtgtgtgtggtgtgtgtgtgtgtgtgtgttgtgtgtgtgtgttgtgtgtgtgtgtgtggtgttgtgtgtgtgtgtgtgtgtgtgtgtgtgtgtgtggtgttgtgtcaCTGTAAATTCAATCTGTAGTTACTTAGCTAGTTATGGCAGAGTCATGGAGGATGAGAGACTCAGTGGATAAcatatcgtgtgtgtgtgtgtttcagatggAGCAGGCCCACAGTGCCGGAGCGGCCAGCAGCACCGGGTCCCTGGAGCGAGCGTCCCTGTTCTGCGCCTCGGCCTCCACCACGTCCAGCTCCAGCCTGTCCAGCCCGGTGGAGATCCTCAACAAGAGCAAGTCCTCCAGCcgcttctctctcttctctccgcCCTGGAACAGCAGCTCGGAGTCCGAGTCCAATCCCCCGTCCCGCTCCGGCTCCAAGAAGCTGCGCAACTACAGCAGGAGGGCCGCCACGGGGCCGGCCGGCGCCAGGGGCCCCGACGCGCCCGAGCCCAAACCCGGCGGCCCCGAACACTTCCAGTACACCGAGCCCGTCATCTCCAAGGTGACGGACTACATCTACGTCGGCAACCTGAACGCGGCGTACAACGGACGCGCCCTGTGCCGCAACAACATCGACAGCATCATCGACATGAGCAGCGTGCCGGGGGAGCCGGGCCCCAGCCTCAACCTCATACCGTGCACCTGCTCGCGCGGCACCCGCCACAGCTGGTCCCGCCTCAAGGTGGACATCGGGGACGTGCCGGACGCCCTCGGCGACGGCCCGGCGCTGAAGCAGCGCTGCTTCGAAGACATCAACGAGTGCATCGACGCCTCCACCGAGAAGAGGAAGCGCGTCCTGGTGCACTGTCGGGACGGCTTCTCCCTGGCGCCGACGTGCATCATCCAGTACCTGATGGTGAAGCAGAACATGAGGCTGCTCGCCGCCTACGAGATCCTGAGGGCCAAGTACCCGGTCAACATCAGGGACTGCCACCAGAACGCGCTGGTGAGCCTGGAGCGGGCGCTGCGGCCCGGCGGCAACGTCGACCCCGAGTGCTTCAAACAGGCCATCTCGCGCAGGGTGGCGTGGACCTGACTCGGTTTCCCAGCATGCCGTGCTGCTGCTTAAGACTCTTTTATAGGGAGGCGAAGTCCCTCCCCTTCCTGTGGAGCCCCATGGGACCTTAATCCCCCCAAAAATATGTACGATAGGTAACGGGGAGAGACAAATTATCACCTAATCCGGTTTGAATTAAGCCATAAATTTCTAGgtgtggcggggggggggaatcaattCTTGGAGGCGTCGAGATTCTCTCCCGAACGATTCAATGCTAAGTTATTtatcaattcataaaaaataatgttattttaattatttattttagaaatgtgtTGATTTGTGACAtctacaaatcagaaaacagtgactgaaagagCACAATAACTTAGTTTTTTAGGCAAGAATgcagaaaaatacacaaaaatggccaaaagagaccaaaaaaaagtttttcatgTATACATATGATACATATGATCCAATAAGACATACTTAAATAATTAGGCAAAGCACATAAAGGCTGTTAATCTACTTTAGTACATTACATCTGAGAAGGTGAGTGTTTATGTACAATACCGAGTATATTAGCATATTCAGGACTTATTTCAAACCGGATCAGATAATTATTTGTCTCTCTACGTTCACTACCGGACAttttccccccccaaaataTAGGAAAAGGGGAGGGACTTCTGCCTctctattcccccccccccccccacccccccctcccccatggTATTAGATATTCTCTAAAGACAACCAAGGGCAGCGCTACTCGCCCCCCCCCGTCGACTGGTCACTTGGATATTATCGTCCCCATTTGAGTTCAGTGGTTGCAAAATGGTCCTTTTCAAACCTGTCAATGTGACCTGGCTgtgttgcccccccccacccccacccccccttcaaACCTGTCAATgtgaccaccccccccccctgggcCTCGGGACCCACAACAGACTCCACTGTAATATAACCAGCGTCTTGTTATAGCGATGTGATAGTGTTGGCTGTGTAGTAGTGATCTAGTCCTGCTTCAGTTCTGTGCCATGCCGTGGTGTTTTATATCAGAGGGGGAGATCTCAGGAGATTATTGATGTCATTCCTacacgaggggggggggggggttactagGTTACGCCCTTCACACCTGGCACTAAAATGCATCTTGGGCTGTCAAAATTGGCAGATTTTGAATATCTATTTTTGCTCATTATTTCCATAGAGGGGCAAACAAATACAACGGGAGACAGAACTACTTGTAacttaactctctctctctctctctctctctctctctctctccctcctcctcttttctctcatccttctcttctcctccctctcctctccttctctctctctctcctctctctctctttcctctctcctccttttttcctctactcctctccctctctctctcctcctttcttctccatcctctctctcttctctcctctctcctctctcttctcctctcctctcctctttctcctccgcTCTCTCTCGACCCCCTCCTCTctcgcttctctctctctcttcctctctcttctctctctctcctcacctttctttcctcttttctctctctcctctctcctcctctctctcccctctctccactctctctcctcctccctctcctcgttccctcctctttctttcctttcctctctctcacctctctccctttttctttccATGCCTCCTTCGTTCTCTCCTTCTGCTCTTCCcgctctccctcctctctctctcaggcctctcctctctctgctcctcttctcccctcacctctcttcttctctcatctctccccctctttctttcttctcctctctctctcccatctctctctctttctcatcctctcctcttccctctcctctcttt comes from Etheostoma spectabile isolate EspeVRDwgs_2016 unplaced genomic scaffold, UIUC_Espe_1.0 scaffold383, whole genome shotgun sequence and encodes:
- the LOC116686534 gene encoding uncharacterized protein LOC116686534 is translated as MDAEEGERNKDLSAHRPLDKKALCKQNGRLGIVRTLHSLLKTPNTLQIQSLARSECAGSCPNLMMSRSDHADARPVPVALTPQLPPRAHRPLCMSVSSDSSGRFKALETQEWKNNLKAQMEQAHSAGAASSTGSLERASLFCASASTTSSSSLSSPVEILNKSKSSSRFSLFSPPWNSSSESESNPPSRSGSKKLRNYSRRAATGPAGARGPDAPEPKPGGPEHFQYTEPVISKVTDYIYVGNLNAAYNGRALCRNNIDSIIDMSSVPGEPGPSLNLIPCTCSRGTRHSWSRLKVDIGDVPDALGDGPALKQRCFEDINECIDASTEKRKRVLVHCRDGFSLAPTCIIQYLMVKQNMRLLAAYEILRAKYPVNIRDCHQNALVSLERALRPGGNVDPECFKQAISRRVAWT